In Novipirellula artificiosorum, the genomic window CATCGTCAAGAACAACAATTGTGGTGAAATGCCTCGCTCGGCTTGGTTCTTGGCCATGTTCACAATTTCAAGCGGCCCACCCACATGGCGCATTTTTACGCGTCCTTTGGGGATCATTTGCAAGAAGCGAAAAACGTCAGCCAAACGTCGCTTGCCTTCACGGAATCCAAGCGACAAAGCGCTCGCAAACGAGTCTGCGGTTTGCGTCGCCTCGACCGCTGTCAGTGCCAAGCCACGTTCGGGCCAAACTCGATCATCTTGCTGGACCGTTGCAACCGATTCAATCACTCGACCCCGTGGAGACCGAGTTGCAAAGACTCGCAGAGGTGTTCCTTCGGGCAACAATTGAATCGTTTCAACCAGAGCTCCCAAAGGCATCGGACCATCGGCTTTCCAACCCTCACGTAATTGTTCGAGGATCGGCGCGAATCGATCGTCCTTCAATGGCTTCGGCAATTCAGCGTCGCTGAGGATCAGCCGAACCTCTTTGATCTCGTCACCCGGTTCCAATTCGGTATCGGAGGAGCCACTCCCCTTGGACAACAAATTGGGCATCACCGTAGCGACCGTCGCACGCGGTGAATACGAGAAACCAAAGCGGTTGATCGCTATCTGTCCATCAATCCCGGACGTCGTTGACAACGTCTGCGGTGATGACTCAGCCGTCAATTCGACATCGATCGTTCTGCTCTGTTCACCCTGACCGCGACGCAGTTGCAACGATACAGGACCCTCCGACGCGAACAGCATCAACGGCAAGCCGTAAGCATCGATGTCGGTATTGCCGTTTACGGCGACGATCACATCGCCCACCTGGATACCGGCCTTCGCTGCGGCACCCTCTTCGACCAAAGCGGTGATCGGGCTGATGGCGTAACGAAAACCGATCGATTTGGCTTGCTGAGGCGGCAATTCGACGGTATGCGTTGTGTTATCGGCACGTTCAAGCGTTAACGAAATCGTCTTGTCAGGATGCGAATACAAGTAGTCAAAGAACGGAGTCGATGGAACGATCGAATTGGGACGGACTTCGTTTCCATCGTAGGCAATGATGCTTGCACCACCATCGGCTTCGCTCAGCACGCCATCAGCAACACTGCCCGGCAACGCGGGCGTTTCGCTGCTGAGTTTTAGAGAGGTCGGGTTGGTAATCCCAATCATTCGCAAATCCGAATCCACCGGATGCGGATCGGTTTTCAATTTGTATTGACGGATCCCATCGTCGTAGCGAATCGCGACGTCGATCGGTTTGTCGGGGTACTCGAGACCTTCGCTAACGATCGCGACCCGCATCTCACGAAAATGCATCTGATCATCGCTAAGTTCGCCGACCGAAATCACCTGCCCCCCCGGTTCAATCCCCGCACGCCAAGCGGGACCACCTGGGCTCACTCCGCCGATGATCGCGGGATTGTAGGAGACGCCATAGCCAAACGCGATCGCAGCGAACAACACACCGGTCACCAAATTCATCACGACACCGGCACTGATGATGATCATCCGCTGCCAAACCGGTTTTGCGGGATAGCTACGTGGATCAAGCCGTTCCACCTCTTCTTCGCCGTCGCCCGCCTCTCCACCCGATCGGATTCGCTTCGCTTCCTGTTCGGCTTTGCGCGGATCGTCATCTTGGCCGAGCATTTTGACGTAACCTCCAAACGGCAGAATCCCAATCCCGTACTCGGTTTCGCCATATTGGAATTTGCCGAGCGTCCGAGGAAATTTGATGGGCCCGATTTTGATCGGCACGTCAAAGCCCACGTAAAACTTCTCGCATTTGACGCCAAAGGTCTTCGCCGCCAAGAAATGCCCCAGCTCGTGGACAAAAATCACCAAGCCAATGCCTAATGCGACCTGCCCCCACAACAAAATTTGCGTGAGCAATGCCGACACGAAGCCGGTCTCTTCGGTGGCGCCAAGCGGCAACGATTGGGAAATGAAGTCGAGGAACATAAGGGCGTCTGTATTGGAATTCATATGAAAGTGTCTGGTTTCATTCTCCCGACCTGCGGAGCGGTCGGTCGACGTTGGCCTGCTTGGCAACCTCTTTACGCGCCCAACGGTCGAGCCGAAGGAGCGTTTCAAGCGTCGGATTTGGCTCGAACGAGTGGTTTTCTAGACAGGTGCGGCAAGTTGGCACGATGTCAGTAAAGCGAATTTTGCCTTCCAGGAATAGGCCGACCGCCGATTCGTTGGCCGCATTGACCACCGCTCCGGCCGTTCCACCCGCCGCAGCGACTTCGAAACCGAGGTCCAATGCCGGGAATCGTTCGCGATCCGCCGGTTCGAGGGTCAGATCCCAACGTTGTTCGCGGTCGAGCGGCGGAACTTGGCAGGCCAATCGCCGTGGATACGTCAAGGCATACTGGATAGGTAAACGCATGTCCGGTGGACTCAGTTGGGCGATCACCGATCCATCCTCGAATTCTACCATCGAATGAATAATGGATTGCGGATGCACGACCACCTCGATCGATTCGGCAGGCAAATCGAACAACCAACGGGCTTCGATCACCTCCAAAGCCTTGTTCATCATCGTTGCCGAATCGATGGTGATCTTTGGCCCCATGTCCCAGGTGGGATGATCGAGGGCCGAATCCGGCGTCGCCTGATCCATCTGCGCGGCCGACCAACTTCGAAACGGCCCCCCGCTGGCGGTGAGGATCAATTTTCTCGGTTTGCAGGACTTTTCACCCAAGCACTGAAAAATGGCCGAGTGTTCGCTATCGATCGGCAGCAATTCCGCGCCACTCTGCATCAACGTTGCATTCACCAGCGAACCGCCCACGACCATCGTTTCCTTATTCGCCAACGCAACCCGCTTGCCCGATTCAACGGCCGCCAAAGTGCTTTCCAAGCCCGCACGGCCCACGATCGCAGCGACCACGATGTCCACCTCGGGATCACTCGCTACCTCGACCAACGCGTCGGGACCCGTGCAAATTTGCATCGCCGCCGTCGCATGGCGTGACCGGAAATGGATGGCCGATTCGGGGTCCGACAACACGACACGCCGCGGCGGACGATGAAGACCATCAAGTAATTTTGCAAGCAAATCGAGATTGGCGTGACCCGACGCCGCCCACAAATTCCATTGGTTCGCCCCGTCGATACGATCAAGATGCTGCAGAACGTCCAGCGTGGCGGTGCCGATGCTGCCGGTTGCCCCCAAAACAGCAACGTTTTGTGTCGCCATGTCTCGATTTGCTTCGCTAGGCGGCATGGGCTTCGGCAGAACCATTTTGATGAAAAGTGTGTAACAACGGCACAGCCGGTCTTAACGTTACGACCCGCTCAGGAAAAGAGTTCCCACAAGATAGACTTGTCGGCGAGCATAGGCAATCAAACAATGCCTAACGAGACTGGGGTGGCAGCCCTGGCAGCCGGCTCTCAGTCGATTCGATTCACGGTCACCGTTTCAGCGGACCACCGTCATTCTTCCCTTGGAAACCCAATGAGCGACGAAAAGCGACGAAAACCCACTAGCAACGA contains:
- a CDS encoding site-2 protease family protein; protein product: MFLDFISQSLPLGATEETGFVSALLTQILLWGQVALGIGLVIFVHELGHFLAAKTFGVKCEKFYVGFDVPIKIGPIKFPRTLGKFQYGETEYGIGILPFGGYVKMLGQDDDPRKAEQEAKRIRSGGEAGDGEEEVERLDPRSYPAKPVWQRMIIISAGVVMNLVTGVLFAAIAFGYGVSYNPAIIGGVSPGGPAWRAGIEPGGQVISVGELSDDQMHFREMRVAIVSEGLEYPDKPIDVAIRYDDGIRQYKLKTDPHPVDSDLRMIGITNPTSLKLSSETPALPGSVADGVLSEADGGASIIAYDGNEVRPNSIVPSTPFFDYLYSHPDKTISLTLERADNTTHTVELPPQQAKSIGFRYAISPITALVEEGAAAKAGIQVGDVIVAVNGNTDIDAYGLPLMLFASEGPVSLQLRRGQGEQSRTIDVELTAESSPQTLSTTSGIDGQIAINRFGFSYSPRATVATVMPNLLSKGSGSSDTELEPGDEIKEVRLILSDAELPKPLKDDRFAPILEQLREGWKADGPMPLGALVETIQLLPEGTPLRVFATRSPRGRVIESVATVQQDDRVWPERGLALTAVEATQTADSFASALSLGFREGKRRLADVFRFLQMIPKGRVKMRHVGGPLEIVNMAKNQAERGISPQLLFLTMLSMNLAILNFLPIPALDGGHMVFLIAEAIRGKKLDEQLEMRLTMAGVLTILLLMVVVFANDIMRRL
- the dxr gene encoding 1-deoxy-D-xylulose-5-phosphate reductoisomerase, which produces MATQNVAVLGATGSIGTATLDVLQHLDRIDGANQWNLWAASGHANLDLLAKLLDGLHRPPRRVVLSDPESAIHFRSRHATAAMQICTGPDALVEVASDPEVDIVVAAIVGRAGLESTLAAVESGKRVALANKETMVVGGSLVNATLMQSGAELLPIDSEHSAIFQCLGEKSCKPRKLILTASGGPFRSWSAAQMDQATPDSALDHPTWDMGPKITIDSATMMNKALEVIEARWLFDLPAESIEVVVHPQSIIHSMVEFEDGSVIAQLSPPDMRLPIQYALTYPRRLACQVPPLDREQRWDLTLEPADRERFPALDLGFEVAAAGGTAGAVVNAANESAVGLFLEGKIRFTDIVPTCRTCLENHSFEPNPTLETLLRLDRWARKEVAKQANVDRPLRRSGE